A stretch of Prionailurus bengalensis isolate Pbe53 chromosome E4, Fcat_Pben_1.1_paternal_pri, whole genome shotgun sequence DNA encodes these proteins:
- the CLK2 gene encoding dual specificity protein kinase CLK2 isoform X1 gives MPHPRRYHSSERGSRGSYHEHYRSRKHKRRRSRSWSSSSDRTRRRRREDSYHVRSRSSYDDRSSDRRVYDRRYCGSYRRNDYSRDRGEACYDADYRHSYEYRREDSSYRSQRSSRRKHRRRRRRSRTFSRSSSQHSSRRAKSVEDDAEGHLIYHVGDWLQERYEIVSTLGEGTFGRVVQCVDHRRGGARVALKIIKNVEKYKEAARLEINVLEKINEKDPDNKNLCVQMFDWFDYHGHMCISFELLGLSTFDFLKDNNYLPYPIHQVRHMAFQLCQAVKFLHDNKLTHTDLKPENILFVNSDYELTYNLEKKRDERSVKSTAVRVVDFGSATFDHEHHSTIVSTRHYRAPEVILELGWSQPCDVWSIGCIIFEYYVGFTLFQTHDNREHLAMMERILGPIPSRMIRKTRKQKYFYRGRLDWDENTSAGRYVRENCKPLRRYLTSEAEEHHQLFDLIESMLEYEPAKRLTLGEALQHPFFARLRAEPPNTKLWDSSRDISR, from the exons atGCCTCATCCCCGAAGGTACCATTCCTCAGAGCGAGGCAGCCGGGGGAGTTACCACGAACACTATCGGAGCCGGAAGCATAAGAGACGAAGAAGCCGCTCCTGGTCAAGTAGCAGTGACCGGACCCGGCGGCGCCGGCGGGAAGACAGCTACCACGTCCGTTCCCGGAG CAGCTACGATGACCGTTCATCGGACCGGCGGGTGTACGACCGGCGATACTGTGGCAGCTATAGGCGCAACGATTACAGCCGGGACCGGGGAGAAGCGTGCTACGACGCGGACTACCGGCACTCCTATGAGTACCGTCGGGAGGACAGCAGTTACCGCAGCCAGCGCAGCAGCCGGAGGAAGCACaggcggcggaggcggcgcagCCGGACGTTCAGCCGCTCGTCTTCG CAGCACAGCAGCCGGAGAGCCAAGAGTGTAGAGGACGACGCTGAGGGCCACCTCATCTACCACGTCGGGGACTGGCTACAAGAGCGAT ATGAAATTGTCAGCACGTTGGGAGAGGGGACCTTCGGCCGGGTTGTCCAGTGTGTCGACCATCGCAG GGGTGGGGCTCGAGTCGCCCTGAAGATCATTAAGAACGTGGAAAAGTATAAGGAAGCAGCTCGACTTGAAATCAACGTCCTGGAGAAGATCAACGAGAAGGACCCTGACAATAAGAA CCTCTGTGTCCAGATGTTTGACTGGTTTGACTACCATGGCCACATGTGTATCTCCTTTGAGCTCCTGGGCCTTAGCACCTTCGATTTCCTCAAAGACAACAACTACCTGCCCTACCCCATCCACCAAGTGCGCCACATGGCCTTCCAGCTGTGCCAGGCCGTCAAGT TCCTCCATGATAACAAGCTGACACATACGGACCTCAAGCCTGAAAATATTCTGTTTGTGAATTCAGACTATGAACTCACCTACAACCTAGAGAAG AAACGAGATGAACGCAGCGTGAAGAGCACAGCTGTGCGGGTGGTGGACTTTGGTAGTGCCACCTTTGACCATGAACACCACAGTACCATCGTCTCCACTCGCCATTACCGAGCACCAGAGGTCATCCTCG AGTTGGGCTGGTCACAGCCTTGTGATGTGTGGAGCATAGGCTGCATCATCTTCGAGTACTATGTTGGCTTCACCCTGTTCCAG ACGCACGACAACAGAGAGCATCTAGCCATGATGGAAAGGATCTTGGGTCCTATCCCTTCCCGGATGATCCGGAAGACGAG GAAGCAGAAATACTTCTATCGGGGCCGCCTGGATTGGGATGAGAACACATCAGCAGGGCGCTACGTGCGAGAAAACTGCAAACCACTGCGG CGGTATCTGACCTCCGAGGCAGAGGAACACCACCAGCTCTTCGATCTGATTGAAAGCATGCTAGAGTATGAACCTGCTAAGCGGCTGACCTTGGGTGAAGCccttcagcatcctttcttcgcCCGCCttcgggctgagccacccaacacCAAGTTGTGGGACTCCAGTCGGGATATCAGTCGGTGA
- the CLK2 gene encoding dual specificity protein kinase CLK2 isoform X2, translating into MPHPRRYHSSERGSRGSYHEHYRSRKHKRRRSRSWSSSSDRTRRRRREDSYHVRSRSSYDDRSSDRRVYDRRYCGSYRRNDYSRDRGEACYDADYRHSYEYRREDSSYRSQRSSRRKHRRRRRRSRTFSRSSSHSSRRAKSVEDDAEGHLIYHVGDWLQERYEIVSTLGEGTFGRVVQCVDHRRGGARVALKIIKNVEKYKEAARLEINVLEKINEKDPDNKNLCVQMFDWFDYHGHMCISFELLGLSTFDFLKDNNYLPYPIHQVRHMAFQLCQAVKFLHDNKLTHTDLKPENILFVNSDYELTYNLEKKRDERSVKSTAVRVVDFGSATFDHEHHSTIVSTRHYRAPEVILELGWSQPCDVWSIGCIIFEYYVGFTLFQTHDNREHLAMMERILGPIPSRMIRKTRKQKYFYRGRLDWDENTSAGRYVRENCKPLRRYLTSEAEEHHQLFDLIESMLEYEPAKRLTLGEALQHPFFARLRAEPPNTKLWDSSRDISR; encoded by the exons atGCCTCATCCCCGAAGGTACCATTCCTCAGAGCGAGGCAGCCGGGGGAGTTACCACGAACACTATCGGAGCCGGAAGCATAAGAGACGAAGAAGCCGCTCCTGGTCAAGTAGCAGTGACCGGACCCGGCGGCGCCGGCGGGAAGACAGCTACCACGTCCGTTCCCGGAG CAGCTACGATGACCGTTCATCGGACCGGCGGGTGTACGACCGGCGATACTGTGGCAGCTATAGGCGCAACGATTACAGCCGGGACCGGGGAGAAGCGTGCTACGACGCGGACTACCGGCACTCCTATGAGTACCGTCGGGAGGACAGCAGTTACCGCAGCCAGCGCAGCAGCCGGAGGAAGCACaggcggcggaggcggcgcagCCGGACGTTCAGCCGCTCGTCTTCG CACAGCAGCCGGAGAGCCAAGAGTGTAGAGGACGACGCTGAGGGCCACCTCATCTACCACGTCGGGGACTGGCTACAAGAGCGAT ATGAAATTGTCAGCACGTTGGGAGAGGGGACCTTCGGCCGGGTTGTCCAGTGTGTCGACCATCGCAG GGGTGGGGCTCGAGTCGCCCTGAAGATCATTAAGAACGTGGAAAAGTATAAGGAAGCAGCTCGACTTGAAATCAACGTCCTGGAGAAGATCAACGAGAAGGACCCTGACAATAAGAA CCTCTGTGTCCAGATGTTTGACTGGTTTGACTACCATGGCCACATGTGTATCTCCTTTGAGCTCCTGGGCCTTAGCACCTTCGATTTCCTCAAAGACAACAACTACCTGCCCTACCCCATCCACCAAGTGCGCCACATGGCCTTCCAGCTGTGCCAGGCCGTCAAGT TCCTCCATGATAACAAGCTGACACATACGGACCTCAAGCCTGAAAATATTCTGTTTGTGAATTCAGACTATGAACTCACCTACAACCTAGAGAAG AAACGAGATGAACGCAGCGTGAAGAGCACAGCTGTGCGGGTGGTGGACTTTGGTAGTGCCACCTTTGACCATGAACACCACAGTACCATCGTCTCCACTCGCCATTACCGAGCACCAGAGGTCATCCTCG AGTTGGGCTGGTCACAGCCTTGTGATGTGTGGAGCATAGGCTGCATCATCTTCGAGTACTATGTTGGCTTCACCCTGTTCCAG ACGCACGACAACAGAGAGCATCTAGCCATGATGGAAAGGATCTTGGGTCCTATCCCTTCCCGGATGATCCGGAAGACGAG GAAGCAGAAATACTTCTATCGGGGCCGCCTGGATTGGGATGAGAACACATCAGCAGGGCGCTACGTGCGAGAAAACTGCAAACCACTGCGG CGGTATCTGACCTCCGAGGCAGAGGAACACCACCAGCTCTTCGATCTGATTGAAAGCATGCTAGAGTATGAACCTGCTAAGCGGCTGACCTTGGGTGAAGCccttcagcatcctttcttcgcCCGCCttcgggctgagccacccaacacCAAGTTGTGGGACTCCAGTCGGGATATCAGTCGGTGA
- the CLK2 gene encoding dual specificity protein kinase CLK2 isoform X3: MPHPRRYHSSERGSRGSYHEHYRSRKHKRRRSRSWSSSSDRTRRRRREDSYHVRSRSYDDRSSDRRVYDRRYCGSYRRNDYSRDRGEACYDADYRHSYEYRREDSSYRSQRSSRRKHRRRRRRSRTFSRSSSQHSSRRAKSVEDDAEGHLIYHVGDWLQERYEIVSTLGEGTFGRVVQCVDHRRGGARVALKIIKNVEKYKEAARLEINVLEKINEKDPDNKNLCVQMFDWFDYHGHMCISFELLGLSTFDFLKDNNYLPYPIHQVRHMAFQLCQAVKFLHDNKLTHTDLKPENILFVNSDYELTYNLEKKRDERSVKSTAVRVVDFGSATFDHEHHSTIVSTRHYRAPEVILELGWSQPCDVWSIGCIIFEYYVGFTLFQTHDNREHLAMMERILGPIPSRMIRKTRKQKYFYRGRLDWDENTSAGRYVRENCKPLRRYLTSEAEEHHQLFDLIESMLEYEPAKRLTLGEALQHPFFARLRAEPPNTKLWDSSRDISR, translated from the exons atGCCTCATCCCCGAAGGTACCATTCCTCAGAGCGAGGCAGCCGGGGGAGTTACCACGAACACTATCGGAGCCGGAAGCATAAGAGACGAAGAAGCCGCTCCTGGTCAAGTAGCAGTGACCGGACCCGGCGGCGCCGGCGGGAAGACAGCTACCACGTCCGTTCCCGGAG CTACGATGACCGTTCATCGGACCGGCGGGTGTACGACCGGCGATACTGTGGCAGCTATAGGCGCAACGATTACAGCCGGGACCGGGGAGAAGCGTGCTACGACGCGGACTACCGGCACTCCTATGAGTACCGTCGGGAGGACAGCAGTTACCGCAGCCAGCGCAGCAGCCGGAGGAAGCACaggcggcggaggcggcgcagCCGGACGTTCAGCCGCTCGTCTTCG CAGCACAGCAGCCGGAGAGCCAAGAGTGTAGAGGACGACGCTGAGGGCCACCTCATCTACCACGTCGGGGACTGGCTACAAGAGCGAT ATGAAATTGTCAGCACGTTGGGAGAGGGGACCTTCGGCCGGGTTGTCCAGTGTGTCGACCATCGCAG GGGTGGGGCTCGAGTCGCCCTGAAGATCATTAAGAACGTGGAAAAGTATAAGGAAGCAGCTCGACTTGAAATCAACGTCCTGGAGAAGATCAACGAGAAGGACCCTGACAATAAGAA CCTCTGTGTCCAGATGTTTGACTGGTTTGACTACCATGGCCACATGTGTATCTCCTTTGAGCTCCTGGGCCTTAGCACCTTCGATTTCCTCAAAGACAACAACTACCTGCCCTACCCCATCCACCAAGTGCGCCACATGGCCTTCCAGCTGTGCCAGGCCGTCAAGT TCCTCCATGATAACAAGCTGACACATACGGACCTCAAGCCTGAAAATATTCTGTTTGTGAATTCAGACTATGAACTCACCTACAACCTAGAGAAG AAACGAGATGAACGCAGCGTGAAGAGCACAGCTGTGCGGGTGGTGGACTTTGGTAGTGCCACCTTTGACCATGAACACCACAGTACCATCGTCTCCACTCGCCATTACCGAGCACCAGAGGTCATCCTCG AGTTGGGCTGGTCACAGCCTTGTGATGTGTGGAGCATAGGCTGCATCATCTTCGAGTACTATGTTGGCTTCACCCTGTTCCAG ACGCACGACAACAGAGAGCATCTAGCCATGATGGAAAGGATCTTGGGTCCTATCCCTTCCCGGATGATCCGGAAGACGAG GAAGCAGAAATACTTCTATCGGGGCCGCCTGGATTGGGATGAGAACACATCAGCAGGGCGCTACGTGCGAGAAAACTGCAAACCACTGCGG CGGTATCTGACCTCCGAGGCAGAGGAACACCACCAGCTCTTCGATCTGATTGAAAGCATGCTAGAGTATGAACCTGCTAAGCGGCTGACCTTGGGTGAAGCccttcagcatcctttcttcgcCCGCCttcgggctgagccacccaacacCAAGTTGTGGGACTCCAGTCGGGATATCAGTCGGTGA
- the CLK2 gene encoding dual specificity protein kinase CLK2 isoform X4, whose product MPHPRRYHSSERGSRGSYHEHYRSRKHKRRRSRSWSSSSDRTRRRRREDSYHVRSRSYDDRSSDRRVYDRRYCGSYRRNDYSRDRGEACYDADYRHSYEYRREDSSYRSQRSSRRKHRRRRRRSRTFSRSSSHSSRRAKSVEDDAEGHLIYHVGDWLQERYEIVSTLGEGTFGRVVQCVDHRRGGARVALKIIKNVEKYKEAARLEINVLEKINEKDPDNKNLCVQMFDWFDYHGHMCISFELLGLSTFDFLKDNNYLPYPIHQVRHMAFQLCQAVKFLHDNKLTHTDLKPENILFVNSDYELTYNLEKKRDERSVKSTAVRVVDFGSATFDHEHHSTIVSTRHYRAPEVILELGWSQPCDVWSIGCIIFEYYVGFTLFQTHDNREHLAMMERILGPIPSRMIRKTRKQKYFYRGRLDWDENTSAGRYVRENCKPLRRYLTSEAEEHHQLFDLIESMLEYEPAKRLTLGEALQHPFFARLRAEPPNTKLWDSSRDISR is encoded by the exons atGCCTCATCCCCGAAGGTACCATTCCTCAGAGCGAGGCAGCCGGGGGAGTTACCACGAACACTATCGGAGCCGGAAGCATAAGAGACGAAGAAGCCGCTCCTGGTCAAGTAGCAGTGACCGGACCCGGCGGCGCCGGCGGGAAGACAGCTACCACGTCCGTTCCCGGAG CTACGATGACCGTTCATCGGACCGGCGGGTGTACGACCGGCGATACTGTGGCAGCTATAGGCGCAACGATTACAGCCGGGACCGGGGAGAAGCGTGCTACGACGCGGACTACCGGCACTCCTATGAGTACCGTCGGGAGGACAGCAGTTACCGCAGCCAGCGCAGCAGCCGGAGGAAGCACaggcggcggaggcggcgcagCCGGACGTTCAGCCGCTCGTCTTCG CACAGCAGCCGGAGAGCCAAGAGTGTAGAGGACGACGCTGAGGGCCACCTCATCTACCACGTCGGGGACTGGCTACAAGAGCGAT ATGAAATTGTCAGCACGTTGGGAGAGGGGACCTTCGGCCGGGTTGTCCAGTGTGTCGACCATCGCAG GGGTGGGGCTCGAGTCGCCCTGAAGATCATTAAGAACGTGGAAAAGTATAAGGAAGCAGCTCGACTTGAAATCAACGTCCTGGAGAAGATCAACGAGAAGGACCCTGACAATAAGAA CCTCTGTGTCCAGATGTTTGACTGGTTTGACTACCATGGCCACATGTGTATCTCCTTTGAGCTCCTGGGCCTTAGCACCTTCGATTTCCTCAAAGACAACAACTACCTGCCCTACCCCATCCACCAAGTGCGCCACATGGCCTTCCAGCTGTGCCAGGCCGTCAAGT TCCTCCATGATAACAAGCTGACACATACGGACCTCAAGCCTGAAAATATTCTGTTTGTGAATTCAGACTATGAACTCACCTACAACCTAGAGAAG AAACGAGATGAACGCAGCGTGAAGAGCACAGCTGTGCGGGTGGTGGACTTTGGTAGTGCCACCTTTGACCATGAACACCACAGTACCATCGTCTCCACTCGCCATTACCGAGCACCAGAGGTCATCCTCG AGTTGGGCTGGTCACAGCCTTGTGATGTGTGGAGCATAGGCTGCATCATCTTCGAGTACTATGTTGGCTTCACCCTGTTCCAG ACGCACGACAACAGAGAGCATCTAGCCATGATGGAAAGGATCTTGGGTCCTATCCCTTCCCGGATGATCCGGAAGACGAG GAAGCAGAAATACTTCTATCGGGGCCGCCTGGATTGGGATGAGAACACATCAGCAGGGCGCTACGTGCGAGAAAACTGCAAACCACTGCGG CGGTATCTGACCTCCGAGGCAGAGGAACACCACCAGCTCTTCGATCTGATTGAAAGCATGCTAGAGTATGAACCTGCTAAGCGGCTGACCTTGGGTGAAGCccttcagcatcctttcttcgcCCGCCttcgggctgagccacccaacacCAAGTTGTGGGACTCCAGTCGGGATATCAGTCGGTGA
- the CLK2 gene encoding dual specificity protein kinase CLK2 isoform X5: MPHPRRYHSSERGSRGSYHEHYRSRKHKRRRSRSWSSSSDRTRRRRREDSYHVRSRSSYDDRSSDRRVYDRRYCGSYRRNDYSRDRGEACYDADYRHSYEYRREDSSYRSQRSSRRKHRRRRRRSRTFSRSSSQHSSRRAKSVEDDAEGHLIYHVGDWLQERYEIVSTLGEGTFGRVVQCVDHRRGGARVALKIIKNVEKYKEAARLEINVLEKINEKDPDNKNLCVQMFDWFDYHGHMCISFELLGLSTFDFLKDNNYLPYPIHQVRHMAFQLCQAVKFLHDNKLTHTDLKPENILFVNSDYELTYNLEKKRDERSVKSTAVRVVDFGSATFDHEHHSTIVSTRHYRAPEVILELGWSQPCDVWSIGCIIFEYYVGFTLFQTHDNREHLAMMERILGPIPSRMIRKTRKQKYFYRGRLDWDENTSAGRYVRENCKPLRVRQKRINHP, encoded by the exons atGCCTCATCCCCGAAGGTACCATTCCTCAGAGCGAGGCAGCCGGGGGAGTTACCACGAACACTATCGGAGCCGGAAGCATAAGAGACGAAGAAGCCGCTCCTGGTCAAGTAGCAGTGACCGGACCCGGCGGCGCCGGCGGGAAGACAGCTACCACGTCCGTTCCCGGAG CAGCTACGATGACCGTTCATCGGACCGGCGGGTGTACGACCGGCGATACTGTGGCAGCTATAGGCGCAACGATTACAGCCGGGACCGGGGAGAAGCGTGCTACGACGCGGACTACCGGCACTCCTATGAGTACCGTCGGGAGGACAGCAGTTACCGCAGCCAGCGCAGCAGCCGGAGGAAGCACaggcggcggaggcggcgcagCCGGACGTTCAGCCGCTCGTCTTCG CAGCACAGCAGCCGGAGAGCCAAGAGTGTAGAGGACGACGCTGAGGGCCACCTCATCTACCACGTCGGGGACTGGCTACAAGAGCGAT ATGAAATTGTCAGCACGTTGGGAGAGGGGACCTTCGGCCGGGTTGTCCAGTGTGTCGACCATCGCAG GGGTGGGGCTCGAGTCGCCCTGAAGATCATTAAGAACGTGGAAAAGTATAAGGAAGCAGCTCGACTTGAAATCAACGTCCTGGAGAAGATCAACGAGAAGGACCCTGACAATAAGAA CCTCTGTGTCCAGATGTTTGACTGGTTTGACTACCATGGCCACATGTGTATCTCCTTTGAGCTCCTGGGCCTTAGCACCTTCGATTTCCTCAAAGACAACAACTACCTGCCCTACCCCATCCACCAAGTGCGCCACATGGCCTTCCAGCTGTGCCAGGCCGTCAAGT TCCTCCATGATAACAAGCTGACACATACGGACCTCAAGCCTGAAAATATTCTGTTTGTGAATTCAGACTATGAACTCACCTACAACCTAGAGAAG AAACGAGATGAACGCAGCGTGAAGAGCACAGCTGTGCGGGTGGTGGACTTTGGTAGTGCCACCTTTGACCATGAACACCACAGTACCATCGTCTCCACTCGCCATTACCGAGCACCAGAGGTCATCCTCG AGTTGGGCTGGTCACAGCCTTGTGATGTGTGGAGCATAGGCTGCATCATCTTCGAGTACTATGTTGGCTTCACCCTGTTCCAG ACGCACGACAACAGAGAGCATCTAGCCATGATGGAAAGGATCTTGGGTCCTATCCCTTCCCGGATGATCCGGAAGACGAG GAAGCAGAAATACTTCTATCGGGGCCGCCTGGATTGGGATGAGAACACATCAGCAGGGCGCTACGTGCGAGAAAACTGCAAACCACTGCGG GTCAGACAGAAAAGAATAAACCACCCTTGA
- the CLK2 gene encoding dual specificity protein kinase CLK2 isoform X6 gives MFDWFDYHGHMCISFELLGLSTFDFLKDNNYLPYPIHQVRHMAFQLCQAVKFLHDNKLTHTDLKPENILFVNSDYELTYNLEKKRDERSVKSTAVRVVDFGSATFDHEHHSTIVSTRHYRAPEVILELGWSQPCDVWSIGCIIFEYYVGFTLFQTHDNREHLAMMERILGPIPSRMIRKTRKQKYFYRGRLDWDENTSAGRYVRENCKPLRRYLTSEAEEHHQLFDLIESMLEYEPAKRLTLGEALQHPFFARLRAEPPNTKLWDSSRDISR, from the exons ATGTTTGACTGGTTTGACTACCATGGCCACATGTGTATCTCCTTTGAGCTCCTGGGCCTTAGCACCTTCGATTTCCTCAAAGACAACAACTACCTGCCCTACCCCATCCACCAAGTGCGCCACATGGCCTTCCAGCTGTGCCAGGCCGTCAAGT TCCTCCATGATAACAAGCTGACACATACGGACCTCAAGCCTGAAAATATTCTGTTTGTGAATTCAGACTATGAACTCACCTACAACCTAGAGAAG AAACGAGATGAACGCAGCGTGAAGAGCACAGCTGTGCGGGTGGTGGACTTTGGTAGTGCCACCTTTGACCATGAACACCACAGTACCATCGTCTCCACTCGCCATTACCGAGCACCAGAGGTCATCCTCG AGTTGGGCTGGTCACAGCCTTGTGATGTGTGGAGCATAGGCTGCATCATCTTCGAGTACTATGTTGGCTTCACCCTGTTCCAG ACGCACGACAACAGAGAGCATCTAGCCATGATGGAAAGGATCTTGGGTCCTATCCCTTCCCGGATGATCCGGAAGACGAG GAAGCAGAAATACTTCTATCGGGGCCGCCTGGATTGGGATGAGAACACATCAGCAGGGCGCTACGTGCGAGAAAACTGCAAACCACTGCGG CGGTATCTGACCTCCGAGGCAGAGGAACACCACCAGCTCTTCGATCTGATTGAAAGCATGCTAGAGTATGAACCTGCTAAGCGGCTGACCTTGGGTGAAGCccttcagcatcctttcttcgcCCGCCttcgggctgagccacccaacacCAAGTTGTGGGACTCCAGTCGGGATATCAGTCGGTGA
- the SCAMP3 gene encoding secretory carrier-associated membrane protein 3: MAQSRDGGNPFAGPGELDNPFQDPAVIQHRPSPQYATLDVYNPFETREPPPAYEPPAAAPLPPASAPSLQSSRKLSPTEPKNYGSYGTQASAAAATAELLKKQEELNRKAEELDRRERELQHAALGGAAARQNNWPPLPSFCPVQPCFFQDISMEIPQEFQKTVSTMYYLWMCSTLALLLNFLACLASFCVETSNGSGFGLSILWALLFTPCSFVCWYRPMYKAFRSDSSFNFFVFFFIFFVQDVLFVLQAIGIPGWGFSGWISALVVLKANPAVAVLMLLVALFFTGIAVLGIVMLKRIHSLYRRTGASFQKAQQEFAAGVFSNPAVRTAAANAAAGAAENAFRAP; encoded by the exons ATGGCTCAGAGCAGAGACGGCGGAAACCCCTTCGCCGGCCCCGGCGAGCTTGACAACCCCTTTCAG GACCCAGCGGTGATCCAGCACCGACCCAGCCCGCAGTATGCCACCCTTGACGTCTACAACCCTTTTGAGACCCGGGAG CCCCCACCAGCGTATGAGCCTCCGGCCGCGGCCCCGTTGCCTCCCGCCTCGGCTCCCTCGTTGCAGTCCTCCAGAAAGCTCAGCCCTACAGAACCCAAAAACTATGGTTCCTACGGCACCCAG GCCTCAGCTGCAGCAGCCACAGCCGAGCTGCTAAAGAAGCAGGAGGAGCTGAACCGGAAGGCCGAGGAGTTGGATCGGAGGGAGCGGGAGTTGCAGCACGCCGCCCTGGGGGGCGCAGCCG CTCGACAGAACAACTGGCCCCCTCTACCTTCTTTTTGCCCAGTCCAGCCCTGCTTTTTCCAGGACATCTCCATGGAGATCCCCCAAGAATTTCAGAAGACCGTATCCACCATGTACTACCTCTGGATGT GCAGCACGCTGGCtcttcttctgaattttcttgCCTGCCTGGCCAGCTTCTGCGTGGAGACCAGCAACGGCTCGGGCTTCGGGCTCTCTATCCTCTGGGCCCTCCTTTTCACACCCTGCTCCTTTGTGTGCTGGTACCGGCCCATGTATAAGGCCTTCCG GAGCGACAGTTCATTCAATTTCTtcgttttcttcttcattttcttcgtCCAGGATGTGCTCTTTGTCCTGCAGGCCATTGGCATCCCAGGTTGGGGGTTCAG TGGCTGGATCTCCGCGCTGGTGGTGCTGAAGGCCAACCCGGCGGTGGCCGTGCTCATGCTGCTGGTCGCCCTGTTCTTCACTGGCATCGCTGTACTGGGGATTGTGATGCTGAAGCGG ATCCACTCCTTGTACCGGCGCACAGGTGCCAGCTTTCAGAAGGCCCAGCAAGAGTTTGCCGCTGGGGTCTTCTCCAACCCTGCGGTGCGAACCGCAGCTGCCAACGCAGCCGCCGGGGCTGCCGAAAATGCCTTCCGAGCCCCCTGA